One genomic region from Evansella sp. LMS18 encodes:
- a CDS encoding RraA family protein, protein MSDIIRDFQGLPATCISDALNGLTNMDPAIKPVSDDLKVAGRAYTVKLRAADNKQVLKAIKEAGEGDVLVVDGRGYVHNASCGDFVIGLAKTMGLAGVVIDGAVRDIEGIRELNYPVFCKGTTLAASDKHGTGETNVEISCGGAVVKPGDIIVGDADGVTVVPKEQEEEVLKKAKVKLEKDEKREKEILGDREKVLAYIEEQLSK, encoded by the coding sequence ATGAGTGATATTATAAGAGATTTCCAGGGGCTCCCGGCAACGTGTATTTCTGATGCTTTGAACGGTTTGACGAATATGGACCCTGCCATTAAACCTGTATCGGATGACTTAAAGGTCGCCGGCAGGGCATACACGGTGAAGCTGCGTGCTGCTGATAATAAGCAGGTGTTGAAGGCTATCAAAGAAGCGGGCGAAGGTGATGTGCTCGTTGTTGATGGCAGAGGGTATGTACATAATGCTTCCTGTGGTGATTTCGTCATTGGGCTTGCGAAAACGATGGGACTTGCCGGGGTTGTAATCGATGGGGCAGTACGTGATATTGAAGGGATTCGGGAGCTTAACTACCCTGTTTTTTGCAAAGGAACGACGTTGGCGGCAAGCGACAAACATGGCACAGGGGAAACGAATGTGGAGATTTCCTGCGGTGGTGCGGTAGTTAAACCAGGCGATATTATCGTGGGAGATGCAGATGGTGTCACTGTGGTTCCGAAAGAACAGGAAGAAGAGGTCCTGAAAAAAGCGAAAGTGAAGCTTGAAAAAGATGAGAAGAGGGAGAAAGAAATTTTGGGAGACCGGGAAAAAGTCCTGGCTTATATAGAGGAGCAGTTGTCTAAGTAA
- a CDS encoding glutathione ABC transporter substrate-binding protein, with the protein MKKKLVILLIGVVSVLFTACAGGTDEIDANSNSESNNNGNNNGNNNAVPETEGEQDLTVGLAGDPVSLDPHAANDGISLYVMNGIYDTLVELNTDLEIQPSLAESLEPIEDTVWEAKLREDVVFHDGSEFNAEVVKANLDRILDPELGSPLSFLFNMIESVEAVDEYTVHITTEFPFSALPSHLAHPGGHMISLESIEADYEAMENGDGALTVVNENPVGTGYFKYEERVNGEYTKLVKNEDYWGNEAQVESVTFKVVPEDLTRMGELQTGASDIVYPVNANDMSEINAHDETFVNETESASMAYVGMNVEREPFNNKEVRQAIALAINKDDIIQGALDGVGLQAKGPLAPTVFGYHEDIEEIVQDLDRANELMEESGFGDGFSATILTYDRNTTNIAELIQSQLGEIGIDLSIETTEIGTYLEATGNGEADMYVGSWGTVTLDADYGLYPMFHSDNAGNPGNRSFYANDEVDALLEQARQSTGESERLELYAEAQQIIVDEAPIVPLYHSVLLAGLRENVNGFFQYPSSFPFLRDVSVE; encoded by the coding sequence ATGAAAAAGAAACTGGTTATTTTGTTAATTGGGGTAGTCAGTGTATTGTTTACAGCTTGTGCTGGCGGTACTGATGAAATTGATGCAAATAGCAATTCAGAAAGCAATAACAATGGAAATAACAATGGAAATAACAATGCAGTGCCAGAGACGGAAGGGGAGCAGGATTTAACTGTTGGCCTTGCTGGAGATCCGGTGTCTCTGGATCCTCATGCAGCTAATGATGGTATTTCGTTATATGTTATGAACGGGATATACGATACGCTGGTTGAATTAAATACTGATTTAGAGATCCAGCCATCGCTTGCGGAAAGTCTGGAGCCAATTGAGGACACTGTTTGGGAAGCGAAGCTGAGGGAGGACGTTGTTTTTCACGACGGCAGTGAGTTTAATGCAGAGGTAGTTAAGGCTAACCTGGACCGGATTCTGGATCCTGAGCTAGGTTCACCACTTTCTTTCTTATTTAATATGATTGAATCGGTAGAGGCTGTGGATGAGTACACCGTACATATTACTACCGAATTTCCATTTTCGGCATTGCCATCCCACTTGGCTCATCCAGGGGGGCATATGATTAGCCTGGAATCCATTGAGGCAGATTATGAAGCCATGGAAAATGGTGATGGGGCGTTGACAGTAGTGAATGAAAACCCGGTGGGAACTGGTTACTTCAAATATGAAGAAAGAGTTAACGGGGAGTATACAAAACTAGTTAAAAATGAAGATTACTGGGGCAATGAAGCACAAGTGGAGTCAGTAACTTTTAAAGTGGTACCTGAGGATTTAACGAGAATGGGAGAATTACAGACAGGTGCCTCGGATATTGTTTATCCTGTAAATGCCAATGATATGAGCGAAATTAATGCTCATGACGAGACATTTGTTAATGAAACTGAAAGTGCGAGTATGGCTTACGTTGGGATGAATGTGGAGAGGGAGCCTTTCAATAATAAGGAAGTGCGCCAGGCGATTGCGCTGGCAATTAATAAAGACGACATAATCCAGGGGGCACTGGACGGTGTAGGCCTGCAGGCGAAGGGGCCATTAGCTCCAACTGTTTTTGGATACCATGAAGATATTGAAGAAATTGTACAAGACCTTGACAGAGCTAACGAATTGATGGAAGAATCAGGTTTCGGTGATGGGTTCAGTGCTACTATTCTGACGTATGACCGAAATACAACAAACATTGCTGAGCTTATTCAGTCTCAATTGGGGGAAATCGGCATCGATTTAAGCATAGAAACAACAGAAATCGGCACTTATCTTGAAGCGACCGGAAACGGGGAAGCCGATATGTATGTTGGTAGCTGGGGCACAGTAACACTTGATGCGGATTACGGTTTGTACCCGATGTTCCATTCGGACAACGCCGGCAATCCTGGTAACCGCTCCTTCTATGCAAATGACGAAGTGGACGCATTATTAGAGCAGGCGAGACAATCGACGGGTGAAAGTGAGCGTCTTGAACTATATGCGGAAGCACAGCAGATAATCGTCGACGAAGCACCAATTGTGCCGCTGTATCATTCTGTCCTGCTGGCAGGGTTAAGAGAAAATGTAAATGGTTTTTTCCAGTACCCAAGCAGCTTCCCGTTTTTACGTGATGTTAGCGTGGAGTAG
- a CDS encoding FAD-binding oxidoreductase, whose product MLATYEEVISELMCVLSKNQVKTNESTLEQHGGDESYHSRSLPDCVVFPGTTGDVQQIVKIADKHNLPVIPYGRGTSLEGHVIPYGGGISIDFSLMNKVLEVREEDFLVRVQPGVTRSQLNKELKKYGLFFSVDPGADATLGGMAATNASGTTSVKYGVMRDQVRDLEVVLADGTIMNTGNLAEKSSSGYHLNGLFTGSEGTLGCFTELTLRVYGIPEVAMAARVSFPELSDAVKAVVNILQAGIDIARVELVDEPSMKQVNKHMQTSYIEKPTLFLEFHGNEAGLKEDVEFMRAIAEENNCGKIDFELDNAARNQLWEARHNLAYAYVHGFPGRKLMVTDVCLPISGLAGAVEHARKQLDELQLIGGIVGHVGDGNFHVLLMIDLANKEELERAEELNERIVMYALERGGTCTGEHGVGVGKQKYQEKEHGPALAVMKNLKLALDPKGIMNPNKIVNTRTEG is encoded by the coding sequence ATGCTTGCTACATATGAAGAAGTCATAAGTGAATTAATGTGTGTGCTTTCAAAAAATCAGGTAAAGACAAATGAGTCGACGCTGGAACAGCATGGAGGGGACGAATCATATCATTCCAGAAGTCTGCCTGATTGTGTTGTTTTTCCCGGGACGACCGGGGATGTACAGCAGATTGTAAAAATTGCTGACAAACATAATCTTCCCGTCATTCCATATGGACGGGGGACAAGCCTTGAGGGGCATGTTATTCCTTATGGTGGCGGAATTTCGATTGATTTTTCGTTAATGAATAAAGTGCTTGAGGTAAGAGAAGAGGATTTTTTAGTAAGGGTACAGCCGGGGGTAACGCGCTCCCAGTTAAATAAAGAGCTGAAGAAATACGGGCTGTTTTTTTCCGTGGATCCGGGAGCGGACGCGACTCTCGGGGGGATGGCCGCTACAAATGCCAGCGGGACAACTTCAGTTAAATACGGTGTTATGCGGGATCAGGTACGGGACTTAGAGGTCGTTCTAGCTGACGGGACAATCATGAACACGGGAAATCTGGCAGAAAAATCATCTTCCGGTTATCACCTCAACGGACTTTTTACCGGGTCGGAAGGGACGCTTGGCTGTTTCACCGAACTCACTTTGCGTGTCTATGGAATCCCTGAGGTGGCCATGGCGGCGAGAGTGTCGTTCCCTGAACTATCAGACGCGGTTAAGGCGGTAGTTAATATTTTACAGGCCGGCATCGACATTGCCAGGGTGGAGCTGGTGGATGAACCTTCTATGAAACAAGTAAACAAGCATATGCAGACTTCGTACATAGAGAAGCCTACTTTGTTTCTGGAGTTTCATGGAAATGAAGCTGGTCTGAAGGAAGACGTAGAATTCATGAGGGCGATTGCGGAAGAAAATAACTGTGGAAAAATTGATTTCGAGTTAGACAATGCAGCCAGAAATCAATTATGGGAAGCCCGACACAATCTTGCTTACGCTTACGTTCATGGTTTTCCAGGCAGGAAATTGATGGTGACCGACGTATGCCTGCCTATCTCCGGACTGGCGGGAGCAGTAGAACATGCAAGGAAGCAACTGGATGAGCTGCAGTTAATCGGAGGTATTGTTGGCCACGTTGGAGACGGGAACTTTCATGTACTGCTGATGATTGATTTAGCGAATAAGGAAGAGCTGGAAAGAGCGGAGGAGCTTAACGAGAGAATTGTAATGTATGCTCTTGAGCGAGGAGGGACATGTACAGGGGAACATGGTGTAGGCGTTGGAAAACAAAAGTATCAGGAAAAAGAGCACGGCCCGGCCTTAGCAGTTATGAAGAACCTGAAGCTGGCACTAGATCCAAAAGGGATAATGAACCCGAATAAAATCGTGAATACAAGAACAGAGGGGTGA
- a CDS encoding sodium:solute symporter — protein MYSIMILLYLVIVVAIGVFFKTKVKNMEDFALAGRNLNTPVLLGTLFATYIGGATVVGWTGSFYSLGIDWWFSGVGALLGIVAATFLAEKFRDSEQFTVPDMLALRYNNSTRFVSSFMIIIGDIAIVTVQILAMTGILVSFTDIDRMPAMIISIISFTLISLFGGMKGVAFTDTLQAVLILVGLIAGVGFVFNLGGGPGEVFGGLPEGYFTPLTDVTVLGAIGMAIAAFGTTAVSQSMIFSRVFSAKDSKTAKRGLVLLIPLSLIGYGLVALVGFSGRSLLGGDITPDEVFATVITNLMPPFIGGVLIAVIIAAIVTSTNSILLSSSINLTRDFYQQLVKRELTSKEMMRAGQLSVVVFAALAFTLAVLMPDIVTAIVFAYTMYSASLLVPLYAGYLWKGATAAAGTSGVIGGGGTALLWYLLNEPFGVPSMIPAIIVSLALVIGVSKFTR, from the coding sequence ATGTACTCAATTATGATTCTCTTATATTTAGTCATCGTAGTGGCTATTGGTGTTTTCTTTAAAACGAAAGTGAAAAACATGGAAGACTTTGCGTTAGCGGGAAGGAATCTGAACACCCCGGTTTTGTTAGGGACGTTGTTTGCTACATATATTGGAGGAGCGACGGTTGTTGGCTGGACCGGAAGCTTTTACTCCCTCGGTATTGATTGGTGGTTTAGTGGTGTTGGGGCTCTCTTAGGGATAGTGGCTGCAACCTTTCTTGCTGAAAAATTCAGGGATTCCGAGCAGTTTACCGTGCCGGATATGCTCGCACTTAGGTACAACAATAGCACCCGCTTTGTGAGCTCATTCATGATTATTATCGGGGATATTGCAATAGTAACGGTGCAGATCCTTGCTATGACCGGTATATTGGTTTCCTTTACAGACATTGACAGAATGCCGGCTATGATAATCAGTATTATTTCGTTTACGTTGATCTCTCTTTTTGGCGGGATGAAAGGTGTAGCTTTTACCGATACGCTGCAGGCAGTGCTCATTCTCGTAGGATTGATTGCCGGAGTAGGTTTTGTTTTTAATCTGGGAGGCGGTCCTGGAGAAGTATTTGGCGGGCTTCCGGAAGGGTATTTCACTCCACTTACTGATGTGACGGTGCTCGGAGCGATTGGTATGGCTATCGCAGCTTTTGGGACGACTGCCGTCTCTCAGTCGATGATTTTTTCCCGCGTTTTTTCCGCGAAAGATTCCAAAACGGCAAAACGGGGGTTGGTGCTGCTGATCCCTCTGTCTCTGATAGGTTACGGATTAGTCGCTCTAGTAGGTTTCAGCGGCAGGTCCCTTTTAGGCGGCGATATCACTCCCGACGAGGTTTTTGCTACTGTCATTACAAACTTAATGCCTCCGTTTATCGGCGGGGTTTTAATTGCTGTCATTATCGCTGCGATTGTTACCTCCACGAATTCAATATTATTGAGTTCAAGTATAAATTTAACCCGGGATTTCTATCAGCAGCTTGTAAAGCGTGAACTGACAAGTAAAGAGATGATGAGAGCAGGGCAATTATCTGTAGTTGTTTTTGCTGCACTGGCATTTACTCTTGCTGTTCTGATGCCTGATATAGTTACTGCAATCGTGTTTGCCTATACGATGTACAGTGCAAGTCTGCTCGTGCCGTTATATGCGGGTTATTTATGGAAAGGTGCGACAGCTGCCGCCGGTACCTCCGGAGTAATCGGGGGCGGGGGGACAGCTTTACTCTGGTACTTGCTGAATGAACCATTCGGTGTGCCATCGATGATTCCGGCTATTATTGTGTCCCTGGCGCTTGTTATTGGAGTGAGTAAGTTTACCAGGTAA
- a CDS encoding lipopolysaccharide assembly protein LapB — protein MRIPINGAFVYLLAVLLLAACSEETDAEQAEAEQNEKAEQNAEVKQNEEAEQTEAERIEEIVASAEAFAFEGNYREATLAYEEVIKLEPENEQFYLRLGEIYVSAEEDDLVVETIRSGIKNVKETLRLREFLADFYLKKERYSEAENIFKEMVEDDIGRLSGIEALVDLYEYQESEEKLMDFLPKAYKMTGNTVYQDMLDQILTFNAGELLDGYDKNKASFATKMRDKHGNSYNVFFYSDNEETSMLDEPSPFGHAGDLILKGDYRAVVQNEQTGEYYKQEVIMENMTINTNIGRPYVVENSPDLLVFGWVEAQNVNVVDIYALTDDGLKNVAAFSSFDAVVKQTGPNKFLVVNYNNVDWIWTFTTMKLDVDNWTMKKVEEVEYDFDVGEEIYNAFSGDKTGINYVQDLEGNAVVAEEENWKEEEREEETEEETQQEEGEGAYSYLRELLNYVGKGILGEEFATIGSTPDDLIHSFGSPVEIWEDRGGYRYIFDHGDYMVGFNGDGSEIVIGMTLYPINHIKDQITYQLVIDVLGLPESEGFNELDLTHMLSYNINNHRLHFHFEDSSEGTPVKWIELF, from the coding sequence TTGAGAATTCCGATTAATGGTGCTTTCGTGTACTTACTGGCTGTTTTACTGTTAGCGGCTTGCTCTGAGGAGACTGACGCTGAGCAAGCTGAAGCGGAACAAAATGAAAAAGCGGAACAAAATGCTGAAGTGAAACAAAATGAAGAAGCAGAACAGACTGAAGCAGAACGGATTGAGGAGATAGTCGCTTCAGCAGAGGCTTTTGCTTTTGAAGGTAATTATAGGGAAGCAACGCTGGCATATGAGGAAGTGATCAAACTTGAGCCGGAAAATGAGCAATTTTATTTGAGACTCGGAGAAATCTATGTTTCTGCAGAAGAAGACGATTTAGTGGTGGAAACAATCAGATCTGGAATTAAGAATGTGAAAGAGACACTTAGATTAAGGGAATTTTTAGCTGACTTTTATTTGAAGAAAGAAAGGTACTCTGAGGCAGAAAACATCTTTAAGGAAATGGTTGAGGATGATATAGGCCGCCTATCTGGCATTGAAGCTTTAGTTGACTTGTACGAATATCAGGAAAGTGAAGAGAAGCTAATGGATTTTCTCCCAAAGGCGTATAAAATGACTGGGAATACAGTTTATCAGGATATGCTGGATCAGATATTAACTTTTAATGCTGGGGAACTTTTGGACGGTTATGACAAAAACAAAGCCTCTTTTGCAACAAAGATGAGAGATAAGCATGGAAACAGCTATAACGTCTTTTTTTACTCGGATAACGAGGAAACGTCTATGCTTGATGAGCCGTCTCCTTTTGGGCATGCCGGAGATTTAATTTTAAAAGGGGATTACCGTGCAGTGGTCCAAAACGAACAGACAGGAGAGTACTATAAGCAGGAAGTTATTATGGAAAATATGACTATAAATACGAACATTGGGAGGCCTTATGTTGTTGAAAATTCACCGGATCTTCTGGTGTTCGGGTGGGTGGAAGCTCAGAATGTCAATGTGGTTGACATTTACGCTCTTACAGACGATGGGTTGAAAAATGTTGCAGCGTTCTCCTCTTTCGATGCTGTGGTTAAACAGACGGGACCGAATAAGTTTCTAGTAGTTAATTACAATAATGTGGATTGGATTTGGACATTTACAACAATGAAATTGGATGTGGACAACTGGACGATGAAAAAAGTTGAAGAAGTGGAATATGATTTTGACGTGGGCGAGGAAATATATAATGCTTTTTCGGGGGATAAGACTGGTATTAACTATGTGCAGGATCTAGAGGGAAATGCTGTCGTTGCTGAAGAGGAAAATTGGAAGGAAGAAGAAAGGGAGGAAGAAACGGAAGAAGAAACGCAGCAAGAAGAGGGAGAAGGAGCTTATTCATATTTAAGAGAGTTGTTAAATTACGTTGGAAAAGGAATATTAGGTGAGGAGTTTGCCACAATAGGCAGTACGCCGGATGACTTGATTCATTCATTTGGGAGTCCCGTAGAAATCTGGGAGGACCGGGGAGGCTATCGCTATATCTTTGACCATGGGGATTATATGGTAGGGTTTAATGGGGATGGTTCTGAAATAGTTATTGGGATGACCCTGTATCCAATAAACCATATAAAAGATCAGATTACCTACCAGCTAGTCATAGATGTTTTAGGACTGCCTGAAAGTGAAGGATTTAATGAACTAGATCTTACCCATATGCTTTCCTATAACATTAACAACCATAGATTACATTTCCATTTTGAAGATAGTAGTGAAGGTACTCCTGTAAAATGGATAGAGTTGTTTTAA
- a CDS encoding aldehyde dehydrogenase family protein codes for MISYETLSKNFINGEWMDGNSSRTLTDLNPYNGETLTEFKMASKSDLDQAYKSAKLGQREWDKVNPYRRRDILEKAAVYVEQNREDITSIIIEELGGTRLKANFEIGLVIDIIKEAATYPLRMEGKILPSPVDGKENRLYRKPVGVAGVISPFNFPFFLSMKSVAPAIGAGNSVVLKPHEQTPITGGTLLAKIFEEAGVPKGVINVVVTDIEEIGDDFVTHPIPEIISFTGSTAVGRHIGVKAIENFKKPLLELGGNSALIILDDADLDYAVEAATFSRFTHQGQICMSANRILVHRSLYEEFNRKYKEKVSSLKVGDPKDPDTIIGPVMNERQASTLARLIDQGISEGAVPLLKGEITGNLVHPTILTDVSPDMCVAQEELFGPVVSVMPFDSDEEAIEMANNTTFGLSGAVHTGSVDRGVQLAQQVETGMIHVNDITINDEPIVAFGGEKNSGIGRLNGEWSLDEFTTMKWISVNHSKRTFPY; via the coding sequence TTGATAAGTTACGAGACTTTAAGCAAGAATTTTATAAATGGTGAATGGATGGACGGGAACAGCTCCCGGACATTAACTGACCTGAATCCATATAACGGGGAGACGCTCACTGAGTTTAAGATGGCCAGTAAAAGCGATCTGGATCAGGCGTATAAAAGTGCAAAGCTTGGGCAGCGCGAATGGGATAAAGTAAACCCGTACAGAAGACGGGACATCCTTGAAAAAGCGGCTGTTTATGTAGAGCAAAACAGAGAAGATATTACTTCTATTATTATTGAAGAACTTGGCGGCACACGTTTGAAGGCCAATTTCGAGATTGGCCTTGTCATCGATATTATTAAAGAAGCTGCAACCTATCCGCTGAGAATGGAAGGAAAAATTCTTCCCTCCCCTGTCGACGGAAAAGAAAACAGACTGTACAGAAAGCCGGTTGGAGTTGCAGGCGTAATCAGCCCGTTTAACTTCCCGTTTTTCCTGTCAATGAAATCAGTTGCCCCTGCAATTGGCGCCGGCAACAGCGTGGTGTTAAAGCCTCATGAACAAACACCAATCACCGGCGGAACTTTACTCGCAAAGATTTTTGAAGAGGCTGGGGTTCCAAAAGGTGTTATTAACGTTGTTGTCACAGATATTGAGGAAATTGGCGATGACTTTGTAACACACCCTATTCCGGAAATTATCTCTTTCACTGGCTCCACTGCAGTTGGACGCCATATCGGCGTGAAAGCGATTGAGAATTTTAAAAAGCCGCTCCTTGAGCTTGGCGGAAACAGTGCTCTTATTATCCTTGATGATGCAGATCTTGACTATGCTGTAGAAGCAGCCACATTCAGCCGGTTTACACATCAGGGGCAAATCTGTATGTCGGCGAACAGAATTTTAGTTCACCGTTCCCTTTATGAAGAGTTTAACCGCAAATATAAAGAAAAGGTCTCCTCCCTGAAAGTAGGCGACCCGAAAGATCCGGACACAATTATCGGTCCTGTGATGAATGAACGTCAGGCATCCACGTTAGCCAGACTGATTGACCAGGGAATTTCCGAAGGAGCAGTTCCTCTGTTAAAAGGTGAAATAACCGGCAACCTCGTCCATCCAACAATACTGACTGATGTAAGTCCAGACATGTGTGTGGCACAGGAAGAACTATTCGGCCCTGTAGTAAGCGTTATGCCTTTTGATTCAGATGAAGAAGCAATTGAGATGGCGAATAACACGACATTCGGCTTAAGCGGCGCGGTGCATACGGGAAGCGTTGACCGTGGAGTGCAGCTGGCACAGCAGGTGGAAACCGGCATGATTCACGTAAATGATATTACGATTAATGATGAGCCTATTGTTGCTTTTGGCGGTGAGAAAAATTCGGGTATCGGTCGTCTGAATGGCGAATGGAGCCTCGATGAATTCACAACAATGAAATGGATTTCCGTAAACCACAGCAAGCGGACATTCCCATACTAA
- a CDS encoding bile acid:sodium symporter family protein, whose product MKFLEVISSAAGKYFAIFVILTAAVAFMIPDPFLVFGPYITILLGIVMFGMGLTLKAVDFKIILKNPVPVIIGVGAQFVIMPLAAFAIAYMMNLPPELAAGLVLLGSVPGGTASNVMVYLAKGNLPLSIAMTSLSTMLAPVTTPFILLLLAGQWLPVDAAAMFMSIVQVIIVPILLGLMIRRFFTQIVEKGIKVVPLISVMAIIIIVATVVAGNVENIASAGMLIFTAAVLHNGFGLLLGYLTAAALRLDEPARRAISLEVGMQNSGLGVALATAHFGPLAALPSVAGAVWHNISGPILATFWAKKPVKPAEGEKGRRAV is encoded by the coding sequence ATGAAATTTCTTGAAGTAATTAGTTCGGCAGCAGGTAAGTATTTCGCTATTTTTGTTATTTTAACGGCGGCCGTAGCCTTTATGATACCGGACCCCTTCTTAGTCTTCGGACCTTATATTACTATTTTATTAGGAATAGTAATGTTTGGAATGGGGCTAACATTAAAAGCAGTTGATTTTAAAATCATTTTGAAGAATCCTGTTCCGGTAATAATTGGTGTTGGAGCCCAATTTGTCATTATGCCTTTAGCAGCATTTGCCATTGCCTATATGATGAATTTACCGCCAGAGCTTGCGGCAGGGCTTGTCCTGCTCGGATCCGTCCCTGGCGGTACAGCTTCAAACGTAATGGTTTATCTGGCAAAGGGGAATCTGCCTCTGTCCATTGCGATGACATCGCTTTCCACTATGTTAGCACCTGTTACGACACCTTTTATCTTGCTTCTGCTAGCCGGACAGTGGCTGCCAGTTGATGCAGCAGCAATGTTCATGTCCATCGTGCAGGTAATTATTGTACCGATCTTGTTAGGCTTGATGATCCGCCGCTTTTTTACACAAATAGTGGAAAAAGGGATCAAGGTTGTCCCGCTCATTTCTGTAATGGCTATCATTATTATTGTAGCAACAGTAGTAGCGGGAAATGTGGAAAATATCGCTTCCGCAGGGATGTTGATCTTCACTGCAGCAGTTCTTCATAATGGATTCGGGCTTTTGCTTGGATACCTTACCGCAGCTGCTTTAAGACTGGACGAGCCTGCACGCAGAGCAATATCCCTGGAAGTAGGCATGCAAAACTCAGGACTCGGGGTTGCTCTGGCAACTGCCCATTTCGGACCACTTGCCGCCTTGCCAAGCGTAGCTGGAGCAGTGTGGCACAATATCTCAGGGCCGATTTTAGCAACATTCTGGGCAAAGAAACCAGTGAAGCCAGCTGAAGGGGAGAAAGGCCGCAGAGCTGTTTGA
- a CDS encoding methyl-accepting chemotaxis protein encodes MTTIIPELETTHPLLASFVQIAPYLNELVQDDITIGIYDTEKLLINIPAKTFSLNVKQGDPLQEGDIITQAIREGKAKTDFVPKELFGFPLVAKATPIFNEDNVVIGGVGIGTSMEKSNQLFEVAESLSAVVEQTSATIGDISSSVTDLADRMKSIADQVTQVNEGTKEIDNISVSVKHISEQSNLLGLNASIEAARAGDAGRGFSVVAEEVRKLASSSKENVGQIDEITKRMQLMIQELNNSFEQVNELTDSQAAAIQQISATAQEISANAEQLSKMAEQQLKKED; translated from the coding sequence ATGACAACGATTATTCCAGAATTAGAAACTACTCACCCATTGTTAGCGTCTTTTGTGCAGATCGCTCCTTATTTAAATGAGCTCGTGCAGGACGACATTACCATCGGGATTTATGATACAGAAAAACTTTTAATAAACATCCCGGCAAAAACTTTTTCCCTTAACGTAAAACAAGGTGACCCTCTTCAGGAAGGAGATATTATTACACAAGCGATCAGAGAAGGAAAAGCAAAAACTGATTTCGTACCAAAAGAATTGTTTGGCTTCCCTCTGGTGGCAAAAGCGACTCCTATTTTTAATGAAGATAATGTTGTTATAGGCGGCGTAGGCATCGGTACAAGCATGGAAAAGTCCAACCAGCTCTTTGAAGTAGCTGAAAGCCTCTCCGCAGTAGTAGAGCAGACAAGCGCCACAATCGGCGATATCTCTTCTTCTGTTACAGACTTAGCTGACAGAATGAAAAGCATCGCTGACCAGGTTACTCAGGTTAACGAGGGCACAAAAGAAATCGACAATATCTCTGTATCAGTAAAGCATATTTCTGAGCAGAGTAACCTTCTCGGGCTTAACGCTTCTATTGAAGCTGCACGCGCGGGCGATGCAGGGCGGGGCTTCTCGGTAGTAGCTGAGGAAGTACGTAAACTTGCCAGCTCATCGAAAGAAAACGTAGGACAGATCGATGAAATTACGAAAAGAATGCAGCTTATGATCCAGGAACTAAACAATTCGTTCGAGCAGGTGAACGAATTAACCGACTCACAGGCAGCAGCTATCCAGCAGATTTCCGCCACGGCACAGGAAATCAGCGCAAACGCTGAGCAGCTGTCCAAAATGGCAGAACAACAGCTCAAAAAAGAAGACTAA